A stretch of DNA from Thiomicrospira sp. XS5:
CTTCTTTCAAAACAACGCGCTTTTAAAAGCCATCGATTCCGCCATTGACCGCAAGCGTAAGGTGCACATTCTGGGGCTCCTATCCGACGGCGGCGTCCACTCGCACATCAACCACATTAAAGCCAGTGTCAAAATGGCACACGAACGCGGCGCCGACATTTATGTGCACGTTTTCACCGACGGCCGCGACACCGCGCCGAAGAGCGCCATCCAGTACATTGAAGAGCTGGAAGCCTTTATGCAGGAATTAGGCGGCAGTCAAATCGTATCCGTCACCGGGCGCTATTTTGCACTGGACCGCGATAATCGCTGGGATCGTGTCAAACAAACCTACGACGTCGTCGCCTGCGGCATCAGCGAGAACGAAGCCAAAACCGCCAAAGAAGCCGTGGAAATGGCTTATGAACGCGGCGAAACCGACGAATTCATTCAAGCAACGGCCATTCCGCGCAAAGAAGACGGTAAACGTGTTCGCGTTAAAGACGGCGACTCGATTATTTTCATGAACTTCCGCTCCGACCGTGCTCGCCAATTGACAAAAGCGTTCATCTTCGACGACTTCGAAGATTTCCATCGCTGCAACACACCGGTTCTATCGGCCTTCGTCACCTTGACCGAATACAAAAAGAATTTTGAAAAATTCGGCGCGTTGATTGCCTACCGCCCAACCAAGTTACGCAACACCTTTGGTGAATACGTCGCCAAGCAAGGCTTGAAACAGTTGCGCATTGCCGAAACCGAAAAATACGCTCACGTCACCTTCTTCTTCAATGGCGGCGTGGAGGAGCCAAACGACGGTGAAGACCGAATCCTCGTCAATTCACCCAAAGTGGCCACTTACGACCTGCAGCCGGAAATGAGTTTGCCGGAAGTCAAAGCCAAACTGATTGAAGCCATCAACAGTGGCAAATACGATACCTTTATTTGCAACATTGCCAATCCGGACATGGTCGGGCATACTGGTAACTTCGACGCTTGCGTTAAAGCCGCCGAAGCCGTCGACGAAGCACTGGGCGAAATTTTAGCCACCCTCAAAGCCGCGGGTGGTGAAGCCATTGTCACAGCCGACCATGGTAATATGGAAATGTTATTCAACGAAGAAACCGGCAAGCCGGTAACATCGCACACAACCTTCCCGGTTCCGTTAGTCTATGTCGGCGACAGAGACTACCCTTTGAAAACCGGTGGCGCCTTGTGCGACGTCATGCCAACCTTGCTGGATATGATGGGCGTGGCAAAACCCGAAGAAATGACGGGCTCCTCTTTGATCGACAGAGGATAACAAAGCCATGAAAACGGCCAGGCCTGGCCGTTTTCAACCATAACAAACCCGTTCAACCAGCCCACCTTACCCATTTATCAGTCACGAACATTCCCATTGGGAAAGCGAGTCCGAAACATTGCGTTCAAGCCGCTAAAAAAGTATAATTTCGCACCATTTTAAATTTTTCGCACTCAGACACCCAAAAGTACCCCCAAAAAGTGCTTTTATAACAAGATGTTATAAATGTTTACAGACAGGAAAACTGAATTATGAATTCACTCAACAGCTTACAAGGACTCTATTCACCCGAATTTGAAAGAGAGAACTGCGGGTTTGGCATGATCGCCCAAATGGACGACAAGCCAAGCCACTGGGCGCTTCAAACAGCCATCGAGTCCTTAGCCAACATGACACACCGCGGTGGCGTCGCTGCGGATTGCTGTACGGGAGACGGCTGTGGTCTATTGATTAAAAAGCCCGATTCTTTCTTGCGCGAAGAAGCCAAGTCATTGGGCATGGCCCTGTCTGATAACTACGCGTGCGGGATGATCTTCCTAAACCAAGAGGCGGACAAAGCCGCCTTGGCGAAAAAGACACTGGAAGAATTGTTGACCAACAAAGGCTTGGAAGTGTGCGGTTGGCGTAAAGTGCCGGTTGCGTCACATGTTTTGGGTGAACAGGCGGCGGGAATGGAACCGTTGATTGAGCAAATCTTCATCAACGCACCGGCCGATATGAGTGATGCCGACTTCAACCGTCTGCTGTTTGTGGCTCGTCGTAAAACCGAAATGGTCATCGAGCCGAACGACCCGACCTTCTACATTGCTTCCTTGCACAGCCAGCTCGTCTCTTATAAAGGCCTGGTGATGCCGAGAGAACTGCCGGAGTTTTATCTGGATTTGAAACAGGATCGTTTTGAATCGTCATTGATTTCTTATCACCAACGTTTCTCCACGAATACCTTGCCACAATGGCGCTTGGCGCAGCCATTTCGCTTTTTGGCCCACAATGGTGAATTGAACACCATCAAAGGGAACCGTAACTGGGCCTTGGCACGTCAAAGCAAGTTCGAAACCCCATTAATCCCAGACCTGGCCAGCTTGAAACCATTGGTCGCTCAGGAAGGCTCCGACTCCAACTCATTGGATAACATGCTGGAAGTCCTGATGATGGGCGATATGCCGGTATTCCAAGCCCTGCGCTTGTTGATCCCGCCGGCTTGGCAAAACATGCCACACATGGACCCGGACCTGAAAGCCTTCCTGGAATACAACTCCATGCACATGGAACCATGGGACGGACCGGCCGGCATGGTTATCAACACCGGTAAATACGCTATTTGTGGTGTCGACCGTAATGGCCTGCGTCCGACACGTTATGTTGTCACCAAAGATCGTCACATCACTTTTGCATCGGAAATCGGGGTGTACAATTACCCGGCGGAAGACGTCGTCGAAAAAGGTCGCTTGAAGCCTGGGCAAGTCATTGCCGTAGACATGGAAGCCGGCCGTCTTCTGAAACCAGAAGACATCGACAACGGTTTGAAAAATGCTAAGCCTTACCGCGAGTGGATGGATAAAGGCTACATGCGTTTGGAAGAACGCTTGGACGCCGAAGCCCACATCTCCGACTGGGATAGCGACACGGCCGATGTTTACCAAAAATACTACCAAGTCTCGTTTGAAGAACGCGATCAGGTCATTCGCGTCCTAGCCGAATCCAGCCAAGAAGCCACCGGTTCCATGGGGGATGATGCACCTTTACCGGTTTTCTCGCGTAAAGAACGTTCCGTTTTCGATTACTTCCGCCAAATGTTCGCGCAGGTCACCAACCCGCCGATTGACCCTTTGCGTGAAAACATCGTTATGTCATTGAACACCTGTTTTGGTCGAGAACTGAACATGTTCGACGAAGGCGAGGAACACGCACGCCGTCTGGAATCGCAATCTCCGATTCTGTCCCCATCCATGATGAGACAGCTCACCGGACTGGTCGATGAAAACTATCGAAATCAGCGCATCTCACTCCATTACAACCCGGAAGAAAAAGCGCTCAAACAAGCCATTATTGACATGTGCGACGAAACGGTTGAAGCCGTCAAAAACGGGACTTCCCTGTTGATTCTGAGTGACTTGAACATCGAAAAAGGATTAGTCACCATCCCGTCGGCCATGGCAACCGGTGCTGTCCACCACCGTTTAATTGCCGAAGGTTTACGTCCGGAAGCCAATATCATTGTTGAAACCGGCGCGGCCCGCGACCCTCACCACTTCGCGGTCTTGTTCGGTTACGGTGCGACAGCTGTCTACCCTTATTTGGCTTATGAAACCATTCAAGACATGATTCGCAGTAAAGAGCTGGATGAGAAAGTCGGCATCGATGCGTACATCAAAAACTACCGTAAAGGCTTGAACAAAGGCCTGTACAAAATTTTGTCGAAAATGGGGATTTCCACCATCACTTCCTACCGCGGCTCACAACTGTTTGAAGCCGTTGGTTTGAGCAAGGAAATCATCGATTTGTGCTTTAAAGGCACACCAACGCGTATTGAAGGGACCCGTTTCGATAACCTGGAAACCGACCTGATCAAAACCGCGAAAAACGCCTTTAACCCTCGCAAATTCTTGCAACCAGGTGGCTTGTTGAAGTACGTGCACGGCGGCGAATACCACGCCTATAACCCAGATGTGGTCAATCACTTGCGTGATGCCGTACAGAAAGGCGACCAAGCGGCTTACGATAAGTTTGCGAAATTGGTCAACGAACGTCCGGCCATGACCGTCCGTGACTTGATCACCTTTAAGGACAATTTGCCGTCCATCGACATCAACGAAGTGGAACCCATCGAATCCATCTTCAAACGTTTCGATTCGGCGGGGATTTCCCTGGGAGCCCTATCACCGGAAGCTCACGAAGCCTTGGCCATCGCCATGAACCGCATCGGCGCGCGCTCCAACTCGGGCGAAGGCGCCGAAGATCCATCACGTTATGGCACCGAAAAGATGTCTAAAATCAAGCAGATTGCCTCCGGGCGCTTCGGTGTTACGGCGCATTATCTGCGTAATGCCGAAGTCCTGCAAATCAAGGTTGCACAAGGTGCAAAACCGGGTGAAGGTGGTCAGCTACCAGGGCATAAAGTCGATGCCACCATCGCTCGACTGCGCCATTCTGTGGAAGGTGTGACCCTGATTTCACCACCACCGCATCACGACATCTACTCGATTGAAGATTTGGCACAGTTGATTTTCGACCTGAAACAAGTCAACCCAAATGCACAAGTTTCCGTCAAACTGGTGGCGGAACCGGGTGTCGGCACCATCGCGGCCGGCGTCGCCAAAGCTTATGCCGATTTAATCACCATTTCCGGCTACGACGGCGGAACCGGGGCCAGCCCGATCACTTCGGTAAAATATGCCGGTAACCCATTTGAAATGGGCTTGGTGGAAGCGCATCAAGTGTTGCGCGCCAATGACCTGCGTGGTCAAGTGATTCTGCAAGCCGACGGCGGTTTGAAAACCGGCCTCGACGTTGTCAAAGCCGCTATTCTAGGAGCCGAATCCTTTGGCTTCGGTACGGCACCGATGATTGCACTCGGGTGTAAATACCTGCGTATCTGCCACTTGAACACCTGTGCAGTGGGCGTTGCAACACAAGACGAGCGCTTGCGTAAAGAACACTTCATCGGTTTGCCGGAGATGGTCGTCAATTATTTCCGCTTTGTCGCTGAAGAAACACGTGAATGGCTCGCCAAACTGGGCGTGGCCCGCTTGGAAGACTTGGTCGGACGCGTCGACCTGCTGAAGAAAATTGAGCAGCCGATGACCGACAAACAACGCAACATTGACTTAAGCGCGATCATCTCCGATGGCGGTGTGGATGCGAGCAAGCCACAAACCGTTCAAGTTGACCGCAACAACCCGTGGGACGATGGGCACATTGCTGAAGAAATCGTCAAAGAAGTGTTGCCGGCAATTGAAAACCAATCCGGCGGCGAGTTCGCTTTCCAATTGGTCAACACCGCTCGCTCTATTGGCGCGCGTGTGGCAGGTGAGATTGCCCAGCGTTATGGCAACCACGGCATGAAGGCACAACGGATTACTTTAAAACTGAACGGCATTGCCGGGCAGTCCTTCGGGGTCTTCAATGTCGACGGCCTAAACTTGCACCTGGAAGGCGATGCCAACGATTACGTCGGCAAAGGCATGGCGGGCGGTGAAATCGTTATCCGTCCATCGGACAAGCGCGCCTTCGATCCTCACACGACACCGATTGTCGGCAACACCTGTCTGTACGGTGCCACCGGCGGAAAACTGCTGGCCAACGGAACCGCCGGCGAACGTTTCGCCGTCCGTAATTCCGGTGCCGTCGCCGTTGTAGAAGGCCTGGGCGACCACGGCTGTGAATACATGACCGGTGGTACCGTCGTCAGCCTTGGCTCTGTCGGGGTGAACTTTGGTGCAGGTATGTCTGGCGGGATGGCGTTCATCCTCGACTTGGATCGAACGTTACCGGATCGTTTAAACACTGAAATGGTTGAAGCCATTCGCGTTGATACAGAATCGACGGAAGCTTACCGTATTTACTTGCGTGACCTCTTGACCGAATATGCCGAAAAAACCGGCAGCGACTTCGGCCAGGAAGTGTTGAACAACTTCAGCCGCTATCTGCATAACTTCTGGTTGGTCAAATCCAGAGCAATTGGTGTAGACAAACTATTGGATTTATTTGCCAACTGTGGTGATGGAGAGTAAGGGAGCGAATCATGGGAAATGTAAGACAATTTTTAGAACTTGATCGACAGCTTCCGTCCAAAAAAGAGGCGATGGAGCGTAAACAAAACTTCGAAGAAATCTATACAGAGTTCACACCGGCGCACGCCCAAGCTCAAGCCGACCGCTGTTTGCACTGTGGTAACCCTTATTGCGAATGGGCCTGCCCGGTACACAACTACATTCCGAACTGGTTGAAACTGGTTTCGGAAGGCAACATTATCGAAGCGGCCGAACTGTCACACCAAACCAACTCCCTGCCGGAGATGTGCGGTCGTATCTGTCCACAAGACCGTTTGTGTGAAGAAGCCTGTACCTTGGAAGACACCAACTTCGGTGCCGTCACCATCGGTGCGGTGGAAAAATACATTACCGACACCGCCACCGACATGGGCTGGACCCCAAGCTTGGACAACATCACCATGACGGATAAAAAAGTCGCCATTGTTGGCTCTGGACCAGCGGGTCTGGGGTGTGCTGACATTTTGATTCGTAACGGCGTCAAGCCAGTGGTGTTTGAAAAAGAACAGGAAATCGGTGGCTTGCTGACCTTCGGCATCCCGCAATTCAAGCTGGATAAAGACATCGTGCTTAAACGCCGTAAGATCTTGGAAGGCATGGGCGCAGAATTCCACTGCAACACTGAAATCGGCAAAGACATCACCTTCGAACAGCTCATGCAGGATTACGATGCTGTCTTCCTCGGAATGGGGACCTATAAACCCATGGCGGGGCGCTTCCCTGGCGAAGATCTGCCACAAGTTTATAAAGCCCTAGACTTCTTGATTGGTAACGTTAAGAACGAACTGGGACTGAAACAGTCACCGGAACCCTTTGTTTCTATGAAGGGCAAACGCGTGGTTGTGCTGGGCGGTGGTGACACCACCATGGACTGTACGCGTACCTCCATTCGCCAAGGCGCGGATGAAGTCTTCTGTGTTTATCGACGTGACGAAGCCAATATGCCTGGTTCCCGCGCCGAAGTGAAAAACGCCAAGGAAGAAGGTGTCCAATTCAAATTCAACTTAGCGCCGGTCGAAGTCATCGCCGAAAACGGCCAAGTTTCAGGACTGAAAGTGGTCGAAACGCGCATGGGTGAACCGGATGAAAACGGTCGTCGCCGTGCCGAAATGGTAGAAGGCTCCGAATACGTTATCGACTGTGATGCGGTCATTGTCGCCTTTGGCTTCCAACCCAACCCACCGGAATGGTTCAAAGACCACAACATCGGCTTGACCGATTGGCAAACCGTCGTGGCCCAGGAAGAAGCCGAATTCCCTTTCCAAACGTCAAACGAAAAAGTGTTTGCCGGGGGAGATATGGTTCGCGGCTCCAGCCTGGTGGTTCATGCCATCGCCGAAGGCCGAAAAGCCGCCGAAGGGATTCTGGATTACTTGGACGTGTAAACCAGACTCAATTGTTCTCATAAAAAAAGGCCGTTTTAAACGGCCTTTTTTTATACCTCATGCAGCCTCCACTTCACTCTTCCGCTCTCGCGCCACAACGTCACCCCTAATTTTCCGAGAACGCCTGGCGTAAAATATGCTTATCAGGAGGCGGGAGACTGTTCTCTGGAGAATGTTATGACATCGATTACAAATACCGATTATGCTTTGATGCTGCCGCAGCAACGCCCGTCCACGCAAGGAAACTCACACTCCACCGCGCCCATAACGACCTCTGCGCCAAAACAAGATACGGTAACGCTTTCCGCGATGGGGCAAAAATTGGCAGCGGCTTCGGAAAGCCATCCGGCAAACCGGCAAGTTCTGCCTGCTGAAACGGCCGACCAAACCATTCAGTATCGGAATATCGGCGGCTTGAAAATCGCCGTTTCCGGCCACGATTACGATATGAGCCTGCCTGGCCGTTTTTCGAACCATTCACAACTCAGCACGCACGACCGCCAACAATCCGGATAAAATCAGTAAGACCGGCCTGCAGGAATTGGAGGCGACCCCGATCACCGAAGCAAACCGCTGGAAAGCCCCACAATCGACGAGCTGGGATTCACTTTTCGTGTTGGGGTCCAGTATTGAACAGCAACTCGCCAATAAATCAGAAGATTTTGCCAGCTTAATACAAGCCACCAAACAACTTCAGCAGGAATACGGTTCGGACATTAAGCTGGCTCATGATCCGAACACCGAAAGCTATATCATGCTCAAACCGGGCGATAATTTTTATGATAGTGTGCAAACCGCAGATGAAGCACTGGACAACTTCCGAAGCTATCTCTTCCATGCCGGAAGATCATCCTCCGCCATCGAACAGGTTTTCAATCAGCACGGCATTGACCTTTAGGCGTCAACTCACATTGAATAGGATTTTTGAATCGCGTCAAAATGACCAGGCCTGGTCATTTTTGAGTATTCGGGTCGTCGTGAGGCGTTGTCGTGTCTGTTGCACTACCGTCTCCAGAAGGCTTTTTTTCAGCCGCCTGAGGGGCGATCTCGTCGCCGTCGCCAGAACCTTTCTGTTGGGTATCACTGACATCGGGCGCGTCGGACGCCTTCTTCTTCAACTCTTCGTCGAATTCGTCATCCATAAAAATACTGTTGGCCGCACCATCCAGGTCATCGAACTGCCCCGATTTTGCCATCCAAATAAACACCACCACGACCAGAAAGCCGAATAGCAGCATCATTGGAATCAAACCAAATACAACGTCCATTTCCTCTCCTTGCTCAGACTTTGTTGGTCAGGCTTTGCCGCTTGCGTTTGGCCACGGCTTTTTTGCTGTAAAAACTGCGAATACGCGCCGCATTGCCGATCACCACCAAGCTGCTCAATGGCATGGTGATGGCCGCAATCAATGGCGTTAACAACGCTGCCATCGCCAGCGGCACCAGGGTCACATTATAGAGAATCGAGCTGGCGATATTCTGTTTAATGGTTTTCAAGGTCCGTTGCGATAAATCCACGGCCGTATCCACCGAAAGCAACTCATTATTCAACAAGACAATATCGGCACAATCCATGGACACGTCCGTTCCTGACCCCAGTGCCATACTGACGTTCGCTCGTGCCATGGCCGGGGCATCATTAATGCCGTCACCGACCATCGCCACCAGCTCACCCTCTTTTTGATAGGCTCGAATCATTTCATGTTTTTGCTCCGGTAGCACTTCAGCCTGCACAGCCATGCCGCCGAGTTTTTCCGCCACCGTTTCCGCCACCGCTTGACGATCGCCACTCAGCAAGGTCACTTTCTTTCCGCGCGCTTTTAAACGCGCGATCATCTCGACGGCATCATCCCGGAGTTCATCATCCAAGAACAAAATCGCGACAACTTGACCATCCTGCGCCACCCAAACACTGGTCTGACCTTGCCGAGCTCTTTGTGCTTCCAAGGCCGTTAAGTTTTCTGGCAAGCGGGCGCCCATCGCTTCCAACCAAGGCCCCGTTCCAATGTGGTAATGACGCCCCTGAACCGATGATTCCACCCCTTTCCCCGGGTGTGCCTGGAAAAAATCGACGGCCATGTCCATATTTTTGAATTCCGGATGTGAATCCTGAAGCGTTTCAACAATAGCCCGCCCAAGAGAGTGTTCCGAATGGAACTCAATGCGCACCACATCGCGCCAAAGGCTGTCTCCGTCCACCCCTTCTTGCAACGTCGAATCCACTAAACGCATCTGCCCTTTCGTCAAAGTGCCGGTTTTATCGAAAACGAAATGTTGAATATCGTTCAATATTTCCAAAACCGCGCCATTTTTGATGAGAATACCGTTTTGAGCCGAAACGCCGGAAGCCACGGCGGTGGCCATGGGGGTCGCCAACCCAAACGCACAGGGGCAAGTAATGATCAGCACCGACGTGGCCGCAATCATGGCCGTTTCGAAATCCGCATTTAGAATCCAGAACACAAAACTCAACGTCGCCAACGCAATGACCACAGACACAAACCACGGCATAATCCGTTCGGCGGTACACTGAATAGGCGCTTTTGAGCCTTGTGCATCCTCAACCATATGCACAATTCTCCCCAACATGGTATTTTGCAAAATCGATTCAACCTTAATCGACAAGGCGCCGTCGAGGTTTAACGTCCCCGCGGAGACCGATGCCCCCTCTTGCTTCAAAACTTCTCGCGATTCACCACTCAGCATGGATTCATTAATGTTACCGACACCTTCCACCACCGTGCCGTCAACGGGAACCTGATCGCCGGGTTTCACCAGCACCACATCCCCGGCCTTCAGTTTTCGAACCGGTACGATATCCACACCCGTGTCGGTTTTCATTCGCGCGACTTTGGGCTGCAAATCCATCAAGCGCCGTGTGGAGTCAATGGCTTTGTTTTTGGAGATGGCTTCCAGATAACGCCCGATCAGCAACAAGAACATGAAATCAATCATGGTGTCGTAATACACGTTCCCAGAGTGCTGAGGGTCAATCGTGACCCAAAACGAATACAGATATGTCGTTAGAATGCCCAGCGAGATGGAGACATCCATACCCACACTTCGTGACTTTAGGGATGTCCAAGCGCCAGACAAAAAAGGCTTACCGGAATAAGCCAAGGTAATCGTGGCAATGACAAATTCCACCCAGTGGAAGTAATGACGGAAGTCAGAATCCTGGTCGGCCCCAGCATAT
This window harbors:
- the ccoS gene encoding cbb3-type cytochrome oxidase assembly protein CcoS → MDVVFGLIPMMLLFGFLVVVVFIWMAKSGQFDDLDGAANSIFMDDEFDEELKKKASDAPDVSDTQQKGSGDGDEIAPQAAEKKPSGDGSATDTTTPHDDPNTQK
- a CDS encoding glutamate synthase subunit beta, whose translation is MGNVRQFLELDRQLPSKKEAMERKQNFEEIYTEFTPAHAQAQADRCLHCGNPYCEWACPVHNYIPNWLKLVSEGNIIEAAELSHQTNSLPEMCGRICPQDRLCEEACTLEDTNFGAVTIGAVEKYITDTATDMGWTPSLDNITMTDKKVAIVGSGPAGLGCADILIRNGVKPVVFEKEQEIGGLLTFGIPQFKLDKDIVLKRRKILEGMGAEFHCNTEIGKDITFEQLMQDYDAVFLGMGTYKPMAGRFPGEDLPQVYKALDFLIGNVKNELGLKQSPEPFVSMKGKRVVVLGGGDTTMDCTRTSIRQGADEVFCVYRRDEANMPGSRAEVKNAKEEGVQFKFNLAPVEVIAENGQVSGLKVVETRMGEPDENGRRRAEMVEGSEYVIDCDAVIVAFGFQPNPPEWFKDHNIGLTDWQTVVAQEEAEFPFQTSNEKVFAGGDMVRGSSLVVHAIAEGRKAAEGILDYLDV
- the gpmI gene encoding 2,3-bisphosphoglycerate-independent phosphoglycerate mutase encodes the protein MTEKVQIKHRPTGLIILDGWGHREATQHNAIAQAHTPNWDNLLKQYHNTLINTSGLAVGLPEGQMGNSEVGHMNLGAGRVVYQELTRIQKDIDDGRFFQNNALLKAIDSAIDRKRKVHILGLLSDGGVHSHINHIKASVKMAHERGADIYVHVFTDGRDTAPKSAIQYIEELEAFMQELGGSQIVSVTGRYFALDRDNRWDRVKQTYDVVACGISENEAKTAKEAVEMAYERGETDEFIQATAIPRKEDGKRVRVKDGDSIIFMNFRSDRARQLTKAFIFDDFEDFHRCNTPVLSAFVTLTEYKKNFEKFGALIAYRPTKLRNTFGEYVAKQGLKQLRIAETEKYAHVTFFFNGGVEEPNDGEDRILVNSPKVATYDLQPEMSLPEVKAKLIEAINSGKYDTFICNIANPDMVGHTGNFDACVKAAEAVDEALGEILATLKAAGGEAIVTADHGNMEMLFNEETGKPVTSHTTFPVPLVYVGDRDYPLKTGGALCDVMPTLLDMMGVAKPEEMTGSSLIDRG
- a CDS encoding heavy metal translocating P-type ATPase; this translates as MSQVCYHCGQGIEQGALVLKSIKGVEREFCCHGCAGVCDAIYEAGLDSFYRRTPEGELLSPPPPPNKDAEFFDYDEVQSQFVSDLTQQREITLISEAIHCAACIWLIEHTLAKLDGVQMAKVNFTNKQIKLRWDNDVIKLSEIIQELNRVGYDASPYDASNSEEAFRKANRDLLYRLGFAGFAMMNVMWFSVALYAGADQDSDFRHYFHWVEFVIATITLAYSGKPFLSGAWTSLKSRSVGMDVSISLGILTTYLYSFWVTIDPQHSGNVYYDTMIDFMFLLLIGRYLEAISKNKAIDSTRRLMDLQPKVARMKTDTGVDIVPVRKLKAGDVVLVKPGDQVPVDGTVVEGVGNINESMLSGESREVLKQEGASVSAGTLNLDGALSIKVESILQNTMLGRIVHMVEDAQGSKAPIQCTAERIMPWFVSVVIALATLSFVFWILNADFETAMIAATSVLIITCPCAFGLATPMATAVASGVSAQNGILIKNGAVLEILNDIQHFVFDKTGTLTKGQMRLVDSTLQEGVDGDSLWRDVVRIEFHSEHSLGRAIVETLQDSHPEFKNMDMAVDFFQAHPGKGVESSVQGRHYHIGTGPWLEAMGARLPENLTALEAQRARQGQTSVWVAQDGQVVAILFLDDELRDDAVEMIARLKARGKKVTLLSGDRQAVAETVAEKLGGMAVQAEVLPEQKHEMIRAYQKEGELVAMVGDGINDAPAMARANVSMALGSGTDVSMDCADIVLLNNELLSVDTAVDLSQRTLKTIKQNIASSILYNVTLVPLAMAALLTPLIAAITMPLSSLVVIGNAARIRSFYSKKAVAKRKRQSLTNKV
- the gltB gene encoding glutamate synthase large subunit, with product MNSLNSLQGLYSPEFERENCGFGMIAQMDDKPSHWALQTAIESLANMTHRGGVAADCCTGDGCGLLIKKPDSFLREEAKSLGMALSDNYACGMIFLNQEADKAALAKKTLEELLTNKGLEVCGWRKVPVASHVLGEQAAGMEPLIEQIFINAPADMSDADFNRLLFVARRKTEMVIEPNDPTFYIASLHSQLVSYKGLVMPRELPEFYLDLKQDRFESSLISYHQRFSTNTLPQWRLAQPFRFLAHNGELNTIKGNRNWALARQSKFETPLIPDLASLKPLVAQEGSDSNSLDNMLEVLMMGDMPVFQALRLLIPPAWQNMPHMDPDLKAFLEYNSMHMEPWDGPAGMVINTGKYAICGVDRNGLRPTRYVVTKDRHITFASEIGVYNYPAEDVVEKGRLKPGQVIAVDMEAGRLLKPEDIDNGLKNAKPYREWMDKGYMRLEERLDAEAHISDWDSDTADVYQKYYQVSFEERDQVIRVLAESSQEATGSMGDDAPLPVFSRKERSVFDYFRQMFAQVTNPPIDPLRENIVMSLNTCFGRELNMFDEGEEHARRLESQSPILSPSMMRQLTGLVDENYRNQRISLHYNPEEKALKQAIIDMCDETVEAVKNGTSLLILSDLNIEKGLVTIPSAMATGAVHHRLIAEGLRPEANIIVETGAARDPHHFAVLFGYGATAVYPYLAYETIQDMIRSKELDEKVGIDAYIKNYRKGLNKGLYKILSKMGISTITSYRGSQLFEAVGLSKEIIDLCFKGTPTRIEGTRFDNLETDLIKTAKNAFNPRKFLQPGGLLKYVHGGEYHAYNPDVVNHLRDAVQKGDQAAYDKFAKLVNERPAMTVRDLITFKDNLPSIDINEVEPIESIFKRFDSAGISLGALSPEAHEALAIAMNRIGARSNSGEGAEDPSRYGTEKMSKIKQIASGRFGVTAHYLRNAEVLQIKVAQGAKPGEGGQLPGHKVDATIARLRHSVEGVTLISPPPHHDIYSIEDLAQLIFDLKQVNPNAQVSVKLVAEPGVGTIAAGVAKAYADLITISGYDGGTGASPITSVKYAGNPFEMGLVEAHQVLRANDLRGQVILQADGGLKTGLDVVKAAILGAESFGFGTAPMIALGCKYLRICHLNTCAVGVATQDERLRKEHFIGLPEMVVNYFRFVAEETREWLAKLGVARLEDLVGRVDLLKKIEQPMTDKQRNIDLSAIISDGGVDASKPQTVQVDRNNPWDDGHIAEEIVKEVLPAIENQSGGEFAFQLVNTARSIGARVAGEIAQRYGNHGMKAQRITLKLNGIAGQSFGVFNVDGLNLHLEGDANDYVGKGMAGGEIVIRPSDKRAFDPHTTPIVGNTCLYGATGGKLLANGTAGERFAVRNSGAVAVVEGLGDHGCEYMTGGTVVSLGSVGVNFGAGMSGGMAFILDLDRTLPDRLNTEMVEAIRVDTESTEAYRIYLRDLLTEYAEKTGSDFGQEVLNNFSRYLHNFWLVKSRAIGVDKLLDLFANCGDGE